The following coding sequences lie in one Lysobacter capsici genomic window:
- a CDS encoding exopolysaccharide biosynthesis protein — translation MTAAADRGPDGGGPNDGRRDRARRGDVHEAGTRALLDAIVAGDPDEVVKFGDVFNGLGNRSFGMLLFVSTLPAFIPIPGVGGAVSGPLVVLVGLQLLIGLRRPWLPGFIARRGPHRSAMAKFRNLLAPWLTRLERFVSPRATALLDHRAANAFTGLLLVLLGILLSLPIPFTNFLFGALLLLFAFALLERDGKLMGIAWVAGVIAVAVFGVLSGSLAQAAAEWIALARAKLG, via the coding sequence ATGACGGCAGCGGCTGACCGCGGGCCGGATGGCGGCGGCCCCAACGATGGCCGCCGCGACCGCGCGCGTCGCGGCGACGTCCACGAGGCCGGTACCCGCGCCTTGCTCGACGCCATCGTCGCCGGCGATCCCGACGAGGTGGTCAAGTTCGGCGACGTGTTCAACGGCCTGGGCAACCGCTCGTTCGGCATGCTGCTGTTCGTCTCCACCCTGCCCGCCTTCATCCCGATCCCGGGCGTCGGCGGCGCGGTCAGCGGCCCGCTGGTGGTGCTGGTCGGCCTGCAGTTGCTGATCGGGCTGCGCAGACCGTGGCTGCCGGGCTTCATCGCGCGGCGCGGCCCGCACCGCAGCGCTATGGCCAAGTTCCGCAATCTGCTGGCGCCATGGCTGACCCGGCTGGAACGTTTCGTCAGCCCGCGCGCGACCGCGCTGCTCGATCACCGCGCCGCCAACGCCTTCACCGGTTTGTTGCTGGTGCTGCTCGGCATCCTGTTGTCGCTGCCGATCCCGTTCACCAATTTCCTGTTCGGCGCGTTGTTGCTGTTGTTCGCGTTCGCGCTGTTGGAGCGCGACGGCAAGCTGATGGGCATCGCCTGGGTCGCCGGCGTGATCGCGGTGGCGGTGTTCGGGGTGTTGTCGGGCAGCCTGGCGCAGGCGGCGGCGGAGTGGATTGCGTTGGCGCGGGCTAAGTTGGGTTAA
- a CDS encoding DUF47 domain-containing protein — translation MFSLQTIFGQGNQFYTLLEEAAVAAHDSTKALHAMLKASDRQPALDAFKLARQREREASDKISQELVDSFITPIEREDIESLSTALYKIPKQVEKFADRYSLATRHLEHIDFAPRAAMLEQAAEVVVKMVHQLRHLKLEPMKALNDQLRALENEADRLMLELYRDIYSGQLDNLQMFLLKEFFEILEKAIDRCREAGVVAYQIVLKNS, via the coding sequence ATGTTTTCCCTGCAGACCATTTTCGGCCAAGGCAACCAGTTCTATACCCTGCTCGAGGAGGCCGCCGTCGCCGCCCACGACAGCACCAAGGCCCTGCACGCCATGCTCAAGGCCTCCGATCGCCAGCCCGCGCTGGACGCGTTCAAGCTCGCCCGCCAGCGCGAGCGCGAGGCCTCCGACAAGATCAGCCAGGAGCTGGTCGACAGCTTCATCACCCCGATCGAGCGCGAGGACATCGAGTCGCTGAGCACCGCGCTGTACAAGATCCCCAAGCAGGTCGAGAAGTTCGCCGACCGCTATTCGCTGGCCACCCGCCACCTGGAACACATCGACTTCGCGCCGCGCGCGGCGATGCTCGAGCAGGCCGCCGAGGTGGTGGTCAAGATGGTCCACCAGCTGCGCCATCTCAAGCTCGAACCGATGAAGGCGCTCAACGACCAATTGCGCGCGCTGGAGAACGAGGCCGACCGGCTGATGCTGGAGCTGTACCGCGACATCTATTCCGGCCAACTCGACAACCTGCAGATGTTCTTGCTGAAGGAGTTCTTCGAGATCCTGGAAAAGGCGATCGACCGCTGCCGCGAGGCCGGCGTGGTCGCCTACCAGATCGTCCTGAAAAACTCCTGA
- a CDS encoding rhomboid family intramembrane serine protease encodes MFSSIPSITRRLLIANVVVFVLQSLLGLSESTRAWPLWFELWPWVPSQFEVDGPGFMPWQLLTSGFMHGGIGHLVFNMLALVMFGASLEYQWGARRYAIYYFVCLIGSALLQLLFASIAIYDGQLYLTLGASGAIYGLLLAYGMLFPNRRVTLLPFPIVLKARTLVIIYALASVFYGVFTTGTGVAHFAHLGGMIVGWMVIRYWRKYPPKNGGGGGGGGDNARRDARLEAIRERRRASKLRVVK; translated from the coding sequence ATGTTTTCCAGTATCCCGTCGATCACCCGCCGACTGTTGATCGCCAATGTCGTCGTATTCGTCCTGCAATCCCTGCTGGGACTGAGCGAGTCCACCCGCGCCTGGCCACTGTGGTTCGAGCTGTGGCCGTGGGTGCCCTCGCAGTTCGAAGTCGACGGCCCGGGCTTCATGCCGTGGCAGTTGCTGACCTCGGGTTTCATGCACGGCGGCATCGGCCATCTGGTGTTCAACATGCTCGCGCTGGTGATGTTCGGCGCGTCGCTGGAATACCAGTGGGGCGCGCGGCGCTACGCGATCTATTACTTCGTGTGCCTGATCGGTTCGGCGCTGCTGCAGTTGCTGTTCGCTTCGATCGCGATCTACGACGGTCAGTTGTATCTGACCCTGGGCGCGTCGGGTGCGATCTACGGATTGCTGCTCGCCTACGGCATGTTGTTCCCCAATCGCCGCGTCACCTTGCTGCCGTTCCCGATCGTGCTCAAGGCGCGCACCCTGGTGATCATCTACGCGCTGGCGTCGGTGTTCTACGGCGTGTTCACCACCGGCACCGGGGTGGCCCATTTCGCCCATCTGGGCGGGATGATCGTGGGCTGGATGGTGATCCGCTACTGGCGCAAGTACCCGCCGAAGAACGGCGGCGGTGGCGGCGGTGGCGGCGACAATGCGCGCCGCGATGCGCGGTTGGAGGCGATTCGCGAGCGGCGGCGGGCGTCGAAGTTGCGGGTGGTGAAGTA
- a CDS encoding MGMT family protein — translation MDSETAAKRIRAAIGAIPRGEVAGYGEVARRAGLPGRARLVARLLSENDDPKLPWHRVLRSDGRIALPEGSKGYREQCQRLRAEGVRVENGRVRGQRAAPSVDAQIWGPPED, via the coding sequence ATGGACAGCGAAACTGCCGCCAAACGCATCCGCGCCGCGATCGGTGCCATTCCCAGGGGCGAAGTCGCCGGCTACGGCGAGGTCGCGCGCCGCGCCGGCTTGCCCGGCCGCGCGCGCCTGGTCGCGCGCCTGCTCAGCGAAAACGACGACCCCAAACTGCCCTGGCACCGGGTCCTGCGCTCGGACGGCCGGATCGCGCTGCCGGAAGGCTCCAAAGGCTATCGCGAGCAATGCCAGCGGCTGCGCGCGGAGGGGGTGAGGGTCGAAAACGGCCGGGTCCGTGGCCAGCGCGCGGCGCCGAGCGTGGACGCGCAGATCTGGGGTCCGCCGGAGGACTGA
- a CDS encoding inorganic phosphate transporter, with translation MLTLVIVVVLAALIFEYVNGFHDTANSIATVVATKVLSPMQAVILAASTNLIGALWGTAVAKTIASGLIDAGVVEVGSQLLLCALLGGIIWNLITWWLGLPSSSSHALIGGLCGAAVAASSNNWHAVVWSHPAEPIWKSAGVLWKVIVPMFTSPVLGFAAGFLVMGVLFALISFMARSGGVLRRLARPRWVNGFFGKAQLLSAAGMGFAHGMNDAQKTMGIIALALISAQAAGTLDNLPAWLAFLHPSPEAIANNDIDTWIKLTCAVVMAAGTAAGGWRIIKTLGHKLVKLHPIHGFAAETSAATVIMFASSLGIPVSTTHNISAAIMGVGTAKRFNSIKWTVVEKMIWAWILTIPAAGGIAYGLFELMRFLGWI, from the coding sequence ATGCTTACGCTCGTCATCGTGGTAGTGCTGGCCGCGCTGATCTTCGAATACGTCAACGGCTTCCACGACACCGCCAACTCGATCGCCACCGTGGTCGCGACCAAGGTGCTCTCGCCGATGCAGGCGGTGATCCTGGCCGCCTCGACCAACCTGATCGGCGCGCTGTGGGGCACCGCGGTGGCCAAGACCATCGCCTCGGGCCTGATCGACGCCGGCGTGGTCGAGGTCGGTTCGCAGTTGCTGCTGTGCGCGCTGCTCGGCGGCATCATCTGGAACCTGATCACCTGGTGGCTGGGCCTGCCGTCCTCGTCCTCGCACGCGCTGATCGGCGGCCTGTGCGGCGCGGCGGTCGCGGCCTCGTCGAACAACTGGCACGCGGTGGTCTGGTCGCATCCGGCCGAACCGATCTGGAAGAGCGCCGGCGTGCTGTGGAAGGTGATCGTGCCGATGTTCACCTCCCCGGTGCTCGGCTTCGCCGCCGGTTTCCTGGTGATGGGCGTGCTGTTCGCATTGATCTCGTTCATGGCCCGCAGCGGCGGCGTGCTGCGCCGGCTGGCGCGGCCGCGCTGGGTCAACGGCTTCTTCGGCAAGGCGCAGCTGCTCAGCGCCGCCGGCATGGGCTTCGCCCACGGCATGAACGATGCGCAGAAGACCATGGGCATCATCGCCCTGGCCCTGATCAGCGCGCAGGCCGCCGGCACCCTGGACAACCTGCCGGCGTGGCTGGCGTTCCTGCATCCTTCGCCCGAAGCGATCGCCAACAACGACATCGACACCTGGATCAAGCTGACCTGTGCGGTGGTGATGGCCGCCGGCACCGCCGCGGGCGGCTGGCGCATCATCAAGACCCTCGGCCACAAGCTGGTCAAGCTGCACCCGATCCACGGCTTCGCCGCCGAGACCAGCGCCGCGACGGTGATCATGTTCGCCTCCTCGCTGGGCATCCCGGTTTCGACCACCCACAACATCTCCGCCGCGATCATGGGCGTGGGCACGGCCAAGCGTTTCAACTCGATCAAGTGGACCGTGGTCGAGAAGATGATCTGGGCGTGGATCCTGACGATTCCGGCGGCGGGCGGTATCGCGTATGGGTTGTTCGAGTTGATGCGGTTCTTGGGGTGGATTTGA
- a CDS encoding hemolysin family protein — MLELLIVMALIVLNAFFAMSEMALMTSRKLRLKQMADNPTHPSRGARMALQLAEHPDNLLSTVQVGITLIGVLTGTFGGESIGLAIAGWLGGVFPGAIEYARPIGIGTAVGLITAAQVIFGELIPKRLALTNPEKIASSVAIVLAGLARFAKPVVATLGAINRLVLRLLGIKDDARSEISEEEIRLLVSESHEQGVIDADERKMMNRVLSLGDRTTDSLMTPRTRITWLDASASIEDNLAAMRESPFSRFPVYRGSDQDVLGVLEAKSLLRNLGVGNLPDLFGQLTEALFVSESTHALKLLEIFREEQQSLALVVDEYGDVTGLITVNDLMGAVIGRVQTAESDDQAGPVVQREDGSYLIDGALPVEELREVIGGGRLPNEDEHDFHTVAGMVIAHFGRIPHVGEYFAWSGWRIEVIDLDGPRIDKLLLQRQLPKPAESTDDDGSG; from the coding sequence ATGCTGGAACTACTGATCGTCATGGCCCTGATCGTCCTCAATGCCTTCTTCGCGATGTCGGAGATGGCGCTGATGACCTCACGCAAGCTGCGCCTGAAGCAGATGGCCGACAACCCGACCCATCCCAGCCGCGGCGCCCGCATGGCCCTGCAGTTGGCCGAACACCCCGACAACCTGCTGTCGACCGTGCAGGTCGGCATCACCCTGATCGGCGTGCTCACCGGCACCTTCGGCGGCGAGTCGATCGGCCTGGCCATCGCCGGCTGGCTCGGCGGCGTATTCCCCGGCGCCATCGAATACGCGCGCCCGATCGGCATCGGCACCGCGGTCGGCCTGATCACCGCCGCGCAGGTCATCTTCGGCGAGCTGATTCCCAAGCGGCTGGCGCTGACCAATCCGGAAAAGATCGCCAGTTCCGTGGCGATCGTGCTGGCCGGGCTGGCCCGTTTCGCCAAGCCGGTGGTCGCCACGCTCGGCGCGATCAACCGCCTGGTGCTGCGCCTGCTCGGGATCAAGGACGACGCGCGCAGCGAGATCAGTGAAGAAGAGATTCGGCTGTTGGTCAGCGAAAGCCACGAGCAGGGCGTGATCGACGCCGACGAACGCAAGATGATGAATCGCGTGCTCAGCCTCGGCGACCGCACCACCGACAGCCTGATGACGCCGCGCACCCGCATCACCTGGCTCGACGCCAGCGCCTCGATCGAGGACAACCTCGCGGCGATGCGCGAGTCGCCGTTCTCGCGCTTCCCGGTGTATCGCGGCAGCGACCAGGACGTGCTCGGCGTGCTCGAGGCCAAGTCGCTGCTGCGCAACCTGGGCGTGGGCAACCTGCCGGACCTGTTCGGCCAGCTGACCGAAGCCTTGTTCGTGTCCGAATCCACCCACGCGCTCAAGCTGCTGGAAATCTTCCGCGAAGAGCAACAGTCGCTGGCGCTGGTGGTCGACGAATACGGCGACGTGACCGGTTTGATCACCGTCAACGACCTGATGGGCGCGGTGATCGGCCGGGTCCAGACCGCCGAGTCCGACGATCAGGCCGGGCCGGTGGTGCAGCGCGAAGACGGCTCGTATCTGATCGACGGCGCGCTGCCGGTGGAAGAACTGCGCGAAGTGATCGGCGGCGGACGCCTGCCGAACGAGGACGAGCACGACTTCCACACCGTGGCCGGCATGGTGATCGCGCACTTCGGCCGGATTCCGCACGTGGGCGAGTATTTCGCCTGGAGCGGCTGGCGGATCGAGGTGATCGACCTGGACGGCCCGCGCATCGACAAGCTGCTGCTGCAGCGGCAGCTGCCCAAGCCCGCCGAGTCCACCGACGATGACGGCAGCGGCTGA